A section of the Acropora muricata isolate sample 2 chromosome 4, ASM3666990v1, whole genome shotgun sequence genome encodes:
- the LOC136915750 gene encoding synaptotagmin-7-like — protein MIAYTIQQHSSTENTAIISANIVTAIASFVSLGSIIFFCAWCYKCWKGSGDEKDGSTESDYDSSSDSQVYGIPGHKYRAYPKYASLSEGSPQAKKLDSQGYQQMKFSHPPTQEYDLQAPQPDVTKIMIPPEPPLIETSPRTEDLGKIFFSISYDSDEMVLLLKILKATGLPAKDFSGTSDPFVKILLLPDKKHKMETRIKRKNLSPTWNEVFRFEGFAHSKLLSRTLYLQVLDYDRFSRNDPIGEIEIPLSDVDLGPTTLTFCKDLQPCKRQEHLGDLLISMMYQPTNNRIVVVVMKAMKLKKMDIIGSCDPYVKIYSIYGEKRLDKKKTTIKRRNKDPVWNESFFFHVPVDKVRDIRIVFTVMDFDRVTQNEMIGQVILGYRTTGTSLRHWTEMMGNPRKAVAQWHRLQIY, from the exons ATGATAGCTTACACTATTCAACAACATTCTTCTACGGAAAACACAG CAATCATAAGTGCAAACATCGTAACCGCTATAGCAAGCTTTGTGTCTCTTGGAAgcataatatttttttgcgcGTGGTGTTACAAATGCTGGAAGGGCTCAGGAGACGAAAAAGATGGCAGTACTGAAAGTGACTATGATTCCTCCTCGGATTCTCAAGTTTACGGAATCCCTGGACATAAATACCGTGCTTATCCTAAATACGCATCGCTGTCGGAAGGTTCCCCACAAGCCAAGAAGCTCGATTCTCAGGGCTATCAACAGATGAAATTTTCACATCCGCCGACGCAGGAATACGATCTTCAAGCTCCGCAACCAGATGTCACCAAGATAATGATTCCGCCGGAACCACCTCTGATCGAGACATCCCCCAGAACAGAAGACCTCGGCAAAATTTTCTTCTCTATCAGTTACGATTCCGATGAAATGGTTCTCTTGCTGAAAATTCTAAAAGCTACTGGTCTTCCCGCGAAAGACTTTAGCGGTACGAGCGACCCATTCGTAAAAATCTTACTCCTCCCAGACAAGAAACACAAAATGGAAACTCGgattaaaaggaaaaatcttAGTCCGACGTGGAATGAAGTGTTTCGTTTTGAGGGcttcgctcacagcaaattactgAGTCGAACTTTATATTTACAAGTTTTGGATTATGATCGATTTTCCAGAAATGACCCGATTGGAGAAATTGAGATCCCTCTGTCGGATGTTGACCTGGGACCAACAACTTTAACATTCTGCAAGGATCTACAGCCATGCAAACGTCAG GAACACCTTGGCGACCTTTTAATATCTATGATGTATCAGCCCACCAATAATAGGATTGTGGTGGTTGTGATGAAAGCtatgaaattaaagaaaatggaCATCATTGGATCTTGTG ATCCATATGTCAAGATATACTCCATATATGGAGAAAAGAGATTAGACAAGAAGAAAACTACAATAAAGAGGAGAAATAAGGATCCAGTCTGGAATGAATCATTCTTTTTCCATGTTCCAGTGGATAAAGTTAGGGACATTAGAATCGTGTTCACTGTCATGGACTTTGACCGTGTTAcacaaaatgaaatgattgGTCAGGTGATTTTAGGGTATCGCACCACAGGGACATCACTGCGACACTGGACTGAAATGATGGGAAATCCTAGGAAAGCTGTGGCACAATGGCACCGACTAcaaatttattga